The following are encoded in a window of Thermoanaerobacter ethanolicus JW 200 genomic DNA:
- the gcvPA gene encoding aminomethyl-transferring glycine dehydrogenase subunit GcvPA: MFPYLPASSNDEKEMLKTIGKNSIEELFENIPQEVRLKRPLNLGKPMSEIELTAHIKKYAKENKSLEELTSFLGAGVYDHYIPSVVKHIISRSEFYTAYTPYQPEISQGTLQAIFEYQTMITNLTGMEVTNASMYDGATACAEAAIMACENTKRKTILVSKTVNPETRKVLKTYMHFRDIQVIEIDDNEGVTDLEKLKAEIGTNTAAVIVQYPNFMGIIEDLQEIEKITHENKAMLITYVHPIPLGILKSPGEIGADIAVGDGQSLGNGLNFGGPYLGFLATTQKLVRKMPGRIVGQTKDVDGRRAFVLTLQAREQHIRREKATSNICSNHSLNALTAAVYLATMGKKGIKEVAYQCTQKAHYAFSMLTASGKYKPAFNKPFFMEFALKTDVDVDLINKKLLEKGILGGYNLHRDYDKYKNTMLLAFTEKRTKEEIDELKALLEVIE; the protein is encoded by the coding sequence ATGTTTCCTTACCTTCCTGCCTCCTCCAATGACGAAAAAGAAATGCTAAAAACAATAGGAAAAAATTCTATAGAAGAACTGTTTGAAAACATACCTCAAGAAGTTCGCTTAAAAAGGCCTTTAAATTTAGGTAAGCCCATGTCAGAAATAGAGCTTACAGCTCACATAAAAAAATACGCTAAAGAAAATAAAAGCCTTGAAGAGCTGACAAGTTTTTTAGGCGCTGGAGTATATGACCATTACATTCCTTCTGTGGTAAAGCACATAATATCTCGTTCTGAATTCTACACGGCCTACACTCCTTACCAGCCAGAAATAAGCCAAGGAACACTACAAGCTATCTTTGAGTACCAGACAATGATTACAAACCTTACAGGAATGGAAGTCACAAACGCTTCAATGTACGACGGAGCAACAGCCTGCGCAGAAGCTGCAATTATGGCTTGTGAAAATACAAAAAGAAAAACCATATTAGTTTCAAAAACTGTAAATCCAGAAACGCGAAAAGTTTTAAAGACTTATATGCATTTTAGAGATATCCAAGTAATTGAAATAGACGATAATGAAGGAGTAACAGATTTAGAAAAATTAAAAGCGGAAATTGGGACTAACACTGCGGCAGTAATTGTACAGTATCCTAATTTCATGGGAATCATCGAAGACCTGCAAGAAATTGAGAAAATAACCCATGAAAATAAAGCAATGTTGATAACTTACGTACATCCAATACCTCTCGGCATACTTAAATCGCCAGGAGAAATTGGCGCAGATATAGCTGTAGGAGACGGTCAGTCTCTTGGCAATGGATTAAATTTTGGTGGCCCTTATCTTGGTTTTTTAGCTACAACACAAAAGCTTGTGCGGAAAATGCCAGGAAGAATAGTAGGCCAGACAAAAGACGTAGATGGTAGACGTGCTTTTGTGCTTACTTTGCAAGCAAGAGAGCAACACATAAGAAGGGAAAAAGCCACTTCGAATATATGCTCAAACCACTCATTAAATGCCTTAACAGCTGCAGTGTATCTAGCAACTATGGGCAAAAAAGGTATAAAAGAAGTGGCTTATCAGTGCACTCAAAAGGCTCATTACGCTTTTTCAATGCTTACCGCATCAGGAAAATATAAACCTGCTTTTAACAAGCCCTTCTTTATGGAATTTGCATTAAAGACTGATGTAGATGTAGACTTAATTAATAAAAAACTTTTAGAAAAGGGCATATTAGGCGGATACAACCTCCACAGAGATTACGACAAATACAAAAATACAATGTTACTAGCCTTTACAGAAAAAAGGACAAAAGAAGAAATTGATGAGTTAAAAGCTCTGTTGGAGGTGATAGAATGA